One region of Microcoleus sp. FACHB-68 genomic DNA includes:
- the cbiE gene encoding precorrin-6y C5,15-methyltransferase (decarboxylating) subunit CbiE, whose protein sequence is MVLVHVVGIGLDGVAGLTEPVRHLVEKATLLVGSERHLGYFPNHQAERLVIGDLNLVIRDIRKRLSSEQPDSVEENIAPDFSSPVSPPAQIVVLVSGDPLFFGLGRLLLEELPADKLIFHPHLSSVQLAFNRLKVPWQDARVISAHGRSVDELLEALRQGVEKIAVLTDGTHNPSAIARLLLSLDLPSSYELWVCENLGGANERVQGWPTLDPAELARLHQQHFEPLNVVVLLRRPNFAHGQVDVKSLPIMGLPDHTFVSFNDRPGLMTKREVRILVLGELALQPAQTIWDVGAGTGSVSIEMARLCQTSQIYAIEKTAAGTTLIEQNCRRLGVTNVVSINGTAPEILYRLPAPDRIFIGGTGGQLRQILGVCGGQLKAGGVMVLALATLEHLNDALIWVNERMRRERDWSHRLLQVQLSRSVPIGGQLTRLSPLNPVTIVTVSRR, encoded by the coding sequence ATGGTGCTTGTACACGTTGTTGGAATTGGCTTGGATGGGGTAGCTGGACTGACAGAGCCGGTGCGGCATCTGGTAGAAAAAGCGACGCTGCTGGTAGGGAGTGAGCGCCACTTAGGTTATTTCCCAAACCATCAAGCAGAACGTTTGGTGATTGGAGATTTAAATCTGGTTATTCGGGATATTCGCAAGCGGCTGTCTAGCGAACAACCAGACAGTGTTGAGGAAAATATAGCGCCTGACTTCTCTTCTCCAGTTTCCCCACCGGCACAGATCGTGGTGTTGGTTTCTGGCGATCCGCTTTTTTTTGGTTTGGGACGCTTGCTGTTGGAAGAATTGCCGGCAGACAAGCTAATATTTCACCCGCATTTAAGTTCTGTTCAGTTGGCTTTTAACCGGCTCAAGGTGCCGTGGCAGGATGCGCGTGTAATTAGTGCTCACGGGCGTTCTGTGGATGAATTGCTTGAAGCGCTGCGCCAAGGTGTTGAAAAAATTGCGGTGCTGACGGATGGAACTCACAACCCATCTGCTATTGCACGCCTACTATTATCTCTAGATTTGCCCAGCAGCTATGAGTTATGGGTGTGTGAAAATTTAGGCGGTGCGAATGAGCGGGTTCAGGGTTGGCCGACTCTAGATCCAGCAGAACTGGCGCGTTTGCATCAGCAGCATTTTGAACCGCTGAATGTCGTTGTCTTACTGCGCCGGCCTAATTTCGCTCATGGGCAAGTGGATGTGAAAAGTCTGCCGATAATGGGCTTACCAGACCACACATTTGTCAGCTTTAATGATCGCCCCGGACTGATGACAAAGCGAGAAGTTCGCATTTTGGTACTGGGAGAATTGGCCCTACAGCCGGCGCAAACGATTTGGGATGTGGGTGCCGGCACGGGTTCTGTTTCAATTGAAATGGCCCGTTTGTGCCAGACCAGTCAAATTTATGCGATTGAGAAAACCGCTGCCGGCACGACTTTAATTGAGCAAAATTGTCGCCGGTTGGGTGTAACAAATGTTGTGTCTATTAACGGCACTGCCCCAGAAATCCTCTATCGCCTGCCGGCACCCGACCGAATTTTTATTGGCGGTACAGGAGGGCAATTGCGTCAAATTCTGGGCGTTTGCGGCGGTCAGTTAAAGGCTGGTGGGGTGATGGTGCTGGCTTTAGCAACGCTTGAGCATCTTAATGACGCTTTAATTTGGGTGAATGAGCGAATGCGGCGCGAACGTGATTGGAGTCACCGGCTGCTACAAGTGCAGTTGTCCCGTTCGGTGCCAATTGGCGGCCAACTGACCCGTTTATCACCCCTCAATCCCGTCACAATTGTAACAGTGAGTCGGCGTTGA
- a CDS encoding type II CAAX endopeptidase family protein, with product MFVPIKEATALIKVMAFFFTWAGFWLPIAIPLAIVLKWHPQKPISVAQKLPLMASLYLIAPLIVWGAAGIENVPFSNYGLAWEPSLFVHLGLGFGLGVFSLAILFGLQWALGWISWQPADISKLASALLPTLLLGLWVGGTEELIFRGFLLNQLLQDYSIWVAAAISSVIFAILHLVWEVRETLPQLPGLWLLGMVLVLARACDGGSLGLAWGLHAGWIWAIASLDTAQLINYTGTVPAWITGLGKKPLAGGVGILLLLATSSLLWLVLSPEF from the coding sequence CTTTTTTCTTCACCTGGGCGGGCTTCTGGTTGCCGATAGCCATTCCTCTGGCAATTGTTTTGAAGTGGCACCCCCAAAAGCCAATATCGGTCGCTCAAAAGCTGCCTTTAATGGCTTCGCTTTACCTGATAGCTCCACTAATTGTGTGGGGGGCTGCCGGCATCGAAAACGTGCCATTTTCCAATTACGGCCTCGCTTGGGAACCTTCTCTATTCGTTCACCTAGGGCTAGGTTTTGGATTGGGAGTCTTCAGCTTAGCTATTCTGTTTGGTTTGCAATGGGCGCTAGGCTGGATTTCTTGGCAACCGGCAGACATTTCTAAGTTGGCTTCTGCACTACTGCCCACCCTGTTGTTAGGACTGTGGGTGGGTGGAACTGAAGAGTTAATCTTTCGCGGATTCCTGCTAAACCAGCTGCTACAAGACTACTCAATCTGGGTGGCGGCGGCAATTTCCAGCGTGATTTTTGCCATTCTCCACCTGGTTTGGGAAGTGCGAGAGACACTGCCCCAACTGCCCGGACTGTGGCTGCTGGGGATGGTTTTGGTGCTAGCACGCGCTTGTGATGGCGGCAGCTTAGGTTTAGCATGGGGACTTCACGCCGGCTGGATTTGGGCGATTGCCAGCCTAGATACAGCCCAGCTCATTAACTACACCGGCACCGTACCAGCCTGGATAACCGGCTTAGGGAAAAAACCCTTAGCCGGTGGCGTTGGCATTCTCTTGTTATTAGCCACCAGCTCACTACTTTGGTTAGTGCTGAGTCCTGAGTTCTGA